The DNA segment TCCGGTACGAACTCGTGGCGGTGAACGTCCATCCCGGCTTTCCCGGCTACCGCTCCGAGGTCATCGCCGGGCACCTGAAGGAGAGCGGCTTCGCCTTTCACATGGAGGAGACCGACTGCCGGAGCATCATCGAGGAGAAGCTGCGGCCGGGCAGCTCCTACTGCGCCTTCTGCGCCCGGCTGCGCCGCGGAGTCCTCTACACCGTGGCCGACCGGCTCGGCTGCAACAAGATCGCCCTTGGACACCACCTCGACGATTTCATCGAGACCCTGCTGCTCAACCAGTTCTACGTCGGCACCCTGGCGGCGATGAGCCCCAAGCTGCTCGCCGACAACGGCAGGCACACGGTGATCCGCCCCATGGTCTACGTGGAGGAGGAAGTCATCGCCGAGCTGGCCCGCCGGAGCGGCTATCCCGTGGTCGGCTGCGCCTGCCCGGCCTGCGGCACCGGCGACCAGAAGCGCCAGCGCATGAAGGCCCTCATCCGGGAAATGGCCGCCGAGAACCCCCAGCTGAAGCGCAGCCTGCTCGGCGCCCTGGGCAACGTCCACCCCCGCCACCTGCTGGACAAGCGGCTCAAGACATTCTGAGACTGGCGACAGCGCAAATCTTCGTTAGACTTGGGAGGCGGCATACGAGGGGGGACTTATGAACGGTTTCAACACCCAGGACGTGGGACTGGCCAGAGAGGTCCAGCAGCTGCTCTTCCCCAAGGGCTCGCCCCTGTGCACCTGGTGCTGCATGGGGGTCAAGAACCGCATGGCCCAGGGACTGGGGGGAGACTACTTCGAATTCATCACCCTTCCCGACGGCTGCCAGGTGGTGTTCATCGGCGACGTGACCGGCCACGGCCTGCACGCCTCGCTCGTCATGGCCCTGCTGTACGGCTTCATCCACGAGGCCACCTCCCGCAAGTGCGACCCCCTCCACACGGTGACAGAGGTCAACCGCTTCCTGCAGACCTTCGCCAAGCGCTCCGACAAGTACGACCACTACTTCACCACCACCCTCTTCTGCAGCATCATCGACCCCCGAACCCTGTCGATGCACTACGTCAACGCAGGCCACGTCGCGCCGATGGTGCGCCGCGGCAAGAGCATCACCTACCTCGCCCCCACCGCCCAGCCTCTCGGCTTTTTCGACGAGCCGGAACTGGGGGTCAAGTCCTTCAACTTCGAGAAGGGGGACCGCCTGATTCTCTACACCGACGGCATCACCGAAACCTTCGACGACCAGGGGCACATCTTCGGCCACGGCCGTCTGGAAAAAGTGCTCCTCGCCCACGAAGGGGACCACGAGAAATTCCTGGAGGACCTTTTCGAGGAGATCCAGACCTTCAGCGCCATCGACCCGCCGGAGGACGACTGCACCGCCATCGTGATCGACCTGCACGGCCCCTTCACAAACGCCTAGAGGCCCGCCCGGCCGAGCTCCTTCCGAAAACGATCCCCATCCCGAGCGTCTCGCGGGGGGGGAGGTGAACCTTTGGATGTCGGGAGATTTCCGGGAGGGGTCCGCCCTGCCGGGAACTGTTTCCCGTTGCAGCGGCAGGAGCGCATTGAAGGTTTCGGCAGAGAGGACGGCGCGGAAAAGGAATGCCGGAGGGGAAAGCTACGTCTTCTCTCCGGGAGAGGACGGGGGGAGGAAGCGGTCGAAGACCGCCCTGATCTGCTCGGTGACCCGACGGTAGTCCGCGAGGAAGGCCTGGTCGGGCCGAACCGGCGCCTCGGGGTAATCGAGCCTGCGGGCCAGCTTGACCAGGTAGCGGCGCTCGCCGGAAAGTTCGCTGATCGATTGATCGTGGACCAGGCGCAGCTTGTTCTCGAGACGGCGCAGGAACTTGTAGCCCCCCTCCAGGACCTGGAGATCGGCCTCGTCGAGAATCCCCACGACCCGCAGGGCCTTGAGGGCCTGCAGGGTGTTGGTCCCCCGCACCGCCGAGCGGCGGCCGCCATGGAGCAGCTGAAGGTACTGGGCCAGGAACTCCACGTCCACGATCCCCCCGCGGCCGGTCTTGATGTTGAACCGGTCCCGATCCTCGCGGGCGATCTCCGTCTCCATGCGCTGGCGCAGGCGGCGGATTTCCTCGGCGAGGCCCTCGGGCAGGGGGCTCTCGTAGACGATGCTGCAATTGAGCTCGGCGATGCTCCGGGCGAAGGCAGCCGGGCCCGCCACCACCCGGGCCTTGACCAGGGCCTGCCGCTCCCAGAGCTGGGCCGAGGAGCGGTGGTAGCTTTCGTAGGCCGGAAGGCTGGTCACGAGAGGGCCCTGGTTGCCCGAGGGGCGCAGGCGGGTGTCGATCTGATAGACGGTGCCCTCCCGGGTCATGAGGGTGAGGACGGAAATGATGCGCTGGGCCAGCCGGGAGAAGTACTCCTGGTTGGACTGGGGCCGGAAGCGCTCCGGGTCGGCCCCTGCCACGGGGCGGGTTTCCCCTTCCCCTTCGTGGACGAAGATGATGTCCAGATCCGAGTGGTAGTTGAGCTCCCGGCCGCCAAGCTTGCCCAGGGCGACGATGGCGAAGGCGGCCTCGTGCCCCTCCTCGCCGTCTCCGCAAAAGGGCAGTCCGAAGCGGGGGACGAGCTCCGCCCGGGCGATCTGCCAGGCCGCATGCAGGCAGACGTCGGCAAGGTTGGAGAGCTGGCGGGCCCCCGCCCCCTGGGCCATGTGACCGAGGATGTCTCCCATGGCGATGCGCAGGAACTCCTCGTTGCGATATCGGCGCAGGGCCTCGAGGCTCTCCTCGTAATCGCCGGCCATCTCCAGCATCTCCTGCAGGGTCTGCTCCATCTCCCGGCGCTCCTTGTGGTGGAGGGCGTAGGCGCGCGAGACGAGGGCGTCGAGGATCTCCGGGTGCTGGATAAAGATCCGGGAGAGGAACTGGCTGGTGCCGAAGAGGGAGACGAGAACCTTGATGATCTCCCGGTTCTCGCCGAGCAGGGCGAAGAAGGAGGCCCGGGCCCGCACCGCGCCGAGGAAGCGCTCCAGGTTGGCCAGGGCCATGTCGGGCTCGGGGGAGTCGAGCACCTCCTGGATCAGCAGGGGGGCGATGCGCTCCAGGTGGCGCCGCCCCCGCCGGGTCAGGTGGGTCTGGGGGTCACGCAGAAGCTGGAGGCTCTCGTAGGCCCCATCGGGGTTCCCGAACCCCTTCTCCTCCAGCAGATCCTTGACCTGGTCGGGATCGGCGGCGGGGTCGAAGAGGTAGGCGACCTCGGGGCGCACCTGCTCGCGGGTCTGCTCCTCGTCGGTAAAGAAGAGGTCGCGGAATACCTCCTGGACGCCGCCGCGATGAGCCTCGAGGGCCTCCTGGAAGGACGCCGCATCGGCAAAGCCGCAGCGCCGGGCCAGCGTCTTCATCTCCTCGGGCCGGGCGGGCAGGTTGTGGGTCTGCCGCTCCTGCTCCATCTGGATGCGATGCTCGGTGTTGCGCAGAAAGATGTAGGCCTCGCGCAGGGTGCGGTGCTTATCCTCCCCGATCAACCCCTCGCCCAGCAGCAGGTCGAGGGCGCGCAGGGAATTGCGCTCGCGCAGGAGGGGGTTCTTGCCGGCGAAAATGATCTGCAGGGCCTGGATGAAAAACTCGACCTCCCGGATCCCGCCGCGGCCGAGCTTGAGGTTGCGCTCGCCCTCCCGCTCCCGGGTCAGGCTGCGGTCGATCTTTCCCTTCATCACCTTCATGTCCTCGAGCATGCCGTAGTCGAGGTACCTGCGGTAGACAAAGGGTTCGAGATTTTTCAGCAGCCTCTCCCCGACCTCGATCGAGCCGGCCACCGGACGGGCCTTGATCAATGCCGCCCGCTCCCAGCTCTGGCCCCAGCTCTCGTAGTAGATCTCGGCGCTGCGCAGGGAGTTGGCCATCTCCCCGCGCTCCCCCTCGGGGCGCAGCCGCAGGTCGACCCGGAAGACGAAGCCGTCCTCGGTGACCTGGCCGACCGCCTTGGAGACCAGCTCGGAGAGCTTGCAGAAGTACTGGTGGAGCGCGATGCTGTTCCTGCGCCCCCCCCGGGCATCGGACAGCCCCGCGGTCTGGCCCCGCTCGGAGGAGTAGAAATAGATGAGATCGATGTCGGAGGAGAAGTTGAGTTCGCGGCCGCCGAGCTTGCCCATGCCGAGCACGGTGAACTCGGCCTCTTCGAGCTCCGCCCCGTCGGCGTCCTCGATCATCGGAGCGCCGTACTCGGCGCGCAGCATAGCCCCGCAGACCTCACAGGCGCGGTGCAGGCAGGCCCCGGCGAGAGCGGAAAGCTCGGCGGTGACCTCCTCCATCGGTGCCAGGCCGCACAGGTCCCGGCTGCCGATACGCAGAACCTCCCGGCGCTTGAAGCGCCGCAGGACAACCTGAAGCTCCTCGAAGGAGGCTGACTCTGCGGCGGCTTCGCGCAGCTCGGCGGCCATCTGCGCCTCGTCCTTCGGCAGGTAGAGCTGGCCCCCGTCAAAGAGGGCCCGGAATGCGTCGGGATCGCGGCAGAGCAGGCCGGTCAAGAAGGGAGAGGCGCCCAGAACGGACAGAAGGGGGCCGCGGTTCCGGGGGCTTTCCAGAACGGCGGCGAGGGGCGGAGTCGGCAGCGCGTCGCAGAGCCGCTCCAGATTGTTGAGGGCCATGTCAGGGTCGGCGGCCGCCAGGGCATCCAGGGCCGTACCGGCCAGGACCCCGCAGTCCGGCAGCTTGCCGTGGAGCAGCAGGAGGTTGGTGGCCGTTTTGTTCGGCTCGGCGAAGCCGAGCTCTTCGGCGAGAGCGGCCAGGGCGGCCTCGTCGCCCGCGACGCAGGCATCGGCAATCCTCCGGGCGGGGGCTGCCGCGCCCATCTAGCGTCCCTGGCCTGCAAGGGCCCGAAGGCCGGCGGCCAGGTCCCCCTTGGCCACCCCCTGCTCGGTGACGATGGCGGTCACCAGGCGGGCCGGGGTGATGTC comes from the Desulfuromonas sp. genome and includes:
- the ttcA gene encoding tRNA 2-thiocytidine(32) synthetase TtcA, with translation MSTSAERLFGKIRKLTGKAVGDFNLIEEGDRIAVAVSGGKDSYALLHVLEGLRRRAPIRYELVAVNVHPGFPGYRSEVIAGHLKESGFAFHMEETDCRSIIEEKLRPGSSYCAFCARLRRGVLYTVADRLGCNKIALGHHLDDFIETLLLNQFYVGTLAAMSPKLLADNGRHTVIRPMVYVEEEVIAELARRSGYPVVGCACPACGTGDQKRQRMKALIREMAAENPQLKRSLLGALGNVHPRHLLDKRLKTF
- the glnE gene encoding bifunctional [glutamate--ammonia ligase]-adenylyl-L-tyrosine phosphorylase/[glutamate--ammonia-ligase] adenylyltransferase produces the protein MGAAAPARRIADACVAGDEAALAALAEELGFAEPNKTATNLLLLHGKLPDCGVLAGTALDALAAADPDMALNNLERLCDALPTPPLAAVLESPRNRGPLLSVLGASPFLTGLLCRDPDAFRALFDGGQLYLPKDEAQMAAELREAAAESASFEELQVVLRRFKRREVLRIGSRDLCGLAPMEEVTAELSALAGACLHRACEVCGAMLRAEYGAPMIEDADGAELEEAEFTVLGMGKLGGRELNFSSDIDLIYFYSSERGQTAGLSDARGGRRNSIALHQYFCKLSELVSKAVGQVTEDGFVFRVDLRLRPEGERGEMANSLRSAEIYYESWGQSWERAALIKARPVAGSIEVGERLLKNLEPFVYRRYLDYGMLEDMKVMKGKIDRSLTREREGERNLKLGRGGIREVEFFIQALQIIFAGKNPLLRERNSLRALDLLLGEGLIGEDKHRTLREAYIFLRNTEHRIQMEQERQTHNLPARPEEMKTLARRCGFADAASFQEALEAHRGGVQEVFRDLFFTDEEQTREQVRPEVAYLFDPAADPDQVKDLLEEKGFGNPDGAYESLQLLRDPQTHLTRRGRRHLERIAPLLIQEVLDSPEPDMALANLERFLGAVRARASFFALLGENREIIKVLVSLFGTSQFLSRIFIQHPEILDALVSRAYALHHKERREMEQTLQEMLEMAGDYEESLEALRRYRNEEFLRIAMGDILGHMAQGAGARQLSNLADVCLHAAWQIARAELVPRFGLPFCGDGEEGHEAAFAIVALGKLGGRELNYHSDLDIIFVHEGEGETRPVAGADPERFRPQSNQEYFSRLAQRIISVLTLMTREGTVYQIDTRLRPSGNQGPLVTSLPAYESYHRSSAQLWERQALVKARVVAGPAAFARSIAELNCSIVYESPLPEGLAEEIRRLRQRMETEIAREDRDRFNIKTGRGGIVDVEFLAQYLQLLHGGRRSAVRGTNTLQALKALRVVGILDEADLQVLEGGYKFLRRLENKLRLVHDQSISELSGERRYLVKLARRLDYPEAPVRPDQAFLADYRRVTEQIRAVFDRFLPPSSPGEKT
- a CDS encoding PP2C family protein-serine/threonine phosphatase yields the protein MNGFNTQDVGLAREVQQLLFPKGSPLCTWCCMGVKNRMAQGLGGDYFEFITLPDGCQVVFIGDVTGHGLHASLVMALLYGFIHEATSRKCDPLHTVTEVNRFLQTFAKRSDKYDHYFTTTLFCSIIDPRTLSMHYVNAGHVAPMVRRGKSITYLAPTAQPLGFFDEPELGVKSFNFEKGDRLILYTDGITETFDDQGHIFGHGRLEKVLLAHEGDHEKFLEDLFEEIQTFSAIDPPEDDCTAIVIDLHGPFTNA